The Arachis duranensis cultivar V14167 chromosome 2, aradu.V14167.gnm2.J7QH, whole genome shotgun sequence genome has a window encoding:
- the LOC127745009 gene encoding uncharacterized protein LOC127745009: MHHNMPITVSLQDQICILIGEIIDVPKHQKWWYYCCLCNAPVSHVGNLFYCYLCKVECFDVIRRYRIKIIVSHSNGSNILILEDDEVMQILKKSCLDFLMDQGNSSQSTDDYTIPNTMISQLMNKKIVFIVDPRPIGYDLNKSLHVVRAICDDIDIVRFLEDSTHDNQQQTVNHNFYARISSSQGSNLFGNHQPLTIRKKFRNAFG, encoded by the exons ATGCATCATAATATGCCAATTACTGTTTCTCTACAGGATCAGATTTGTATTTTGATCGGTGAAATTATTGATGTGCCGAAACATCAGAAGTGGTGGTACTATTGCTGTTTGTGTAATGCACCTGTTTCTcatgttggaaatttattttattgttatctgTGTAAAGTTGAGTGTTTTGATGTCATAAGAAG GTATCGCATCAAAATTATTGTTTCCCATTCAAATGGGAGCAATATTCTCATACTTGAGGATGATGAGGTGATGCAAATACTGAAAAAGAGTTGCTTAGATTTTTTGATGGACCAAGGAAATTCGTCCCAA tcaACGGATGATTACACTATTCCGAATACCATGATTTCTCAGTTGATGAACAAGAAAATTGTCTTCATAGTGGATCCTAGACCCATTGGATATGATTTGAATAAATCTCTTCATGTTGTTCGTGCAATATGTGATGATATTGATATTGTGAGGTTTTTGGAGGACTCCACCCATGATAATCAACAACAG ACTGTTAACCATAATTTTTATGCAAGAATTTCATCTTCGCAAGGTTCCAATTTATTTGGGAATCATCAGCCTCTCACTATTAGGAAAAAGTTTCGGAATGCCTTTGGATAA